In Croceicoccus sp. Ery15, a genomic segment contains:
- a CDS encoding pyridoxine 5'-phosphate synthase has translation MPPSRLRLGVNIDHVATIRNARGGDHPDPVRAAEIVAAVGGDGITAHLREDRRHIRDGDLARIQSATGLPLNLEMAATDEMLEIALSHSPHAACIVPEKREERTTEGGLDAAGQHNRLAPIVGRLADAGIRVSLFIEAEERQLEAAMRLGVPVVEFHTGEYAHASGPERARELKRIADMAALAAKNGIEPHAGHGLTYDNVQPIAAIPQLAELNIGHYLIGEAVFVGLENAVRKMRDLMDEAR, from the coding sequence GTGCCCCCTTCCCGCCTTAGACTGGGCGTGAACATCGACCATGTCGCCACCATCCGCAACGCGCGCGGCGGGGATCATCCCGATCCGGTGCGCGCGGCGGAAATCGTGGCGGCAGTGGGCGGCGACGGCATCACTGCCCATCTGCGCGAGGACCGGCGCCATATCCGCGACGGCGATTTGGCGCGCATTCAGTCCGCCACCGGTCTGCCGCTGAACCTGGAAATGGCCGCGACGGACGAGATGCTGGAGATCGCCCTGTCGCACAGCCCGCATGCCGCCTGCATCGTCCCCGAAAAGCGCGAGGAACGCACGACCGAGGGCGGTCTGGACGCAGCGGGACAGCACAACCGGCTGGCGCCCATCGTCGGAAGGCTGGCGGATGCCGGGATTCGCGTATCTTTGTTTATCGAGGCCGAGGAACGCCAGCTTGAGGCAGCGATGCGGCTTGGCGTGCCGGTCGTCGAATTCCACACCGGCGAATATGCCCATGCCAGCGGACCGGAACGCGCGCGCGAGTTGAAGCGTATTGCCGATATGGCAGCGCTTGCCGCGAAAAACGGGATCGAACCGCATGCCGGCCACGGCCTGACCTATGACAATGTGCAACCCATCGCGGCGATTCCCCAATTGGCGGAGCTGAACATCGGGCATTACCTGATCGGAGAGGCGGTTTTCGTGGGTCTGGAAAACGCCGTGCGGAAAATGCGCGACCTGATGGATGAAGCGCGTTGA
- the pyrE gene encoding orotate phosphoribosyltransferase has translation MNEDEVLSEFRAAGALLEGHFLLSSGRHSAHYLQCARVLMNPDRAGRLAVALAAALPRDLRGKIDKVVSPAMGGIIIGHEMGRALQVDAIFVERPTGTFELRRGFDIQPGEKILMVEDVVTTGLSSREAIKSVEEAGGKVVGICSLVDRSGGEVEFDIPYHALVSLSFPTYAEDEVPAELAAIPAEKPGSRKKP, from the coding sequence ATGAACGAAGACGAAGTCCTGTCGGAATTCCGCGCTGCCGGCGCCCTGCTCGAGGGGCATTTCCTGCTCTCTTCGGGTCGCCACAGTGCCCATTATCTGCAATGCGCGCGCGTTTTGATGAACCCCGACCGCGCCGGACGGCTGGCGGTGGCGTTGGCCGCCGCCCTGCCCCGCGACCTGCGCGGCAAGATCGACAAGGTCGTTTCGCCGGCGATGGGCGGCATCATCATCGGCCATGAAATGGGCCGCGCGCTGCAGGTCGACGCGATTTTCGTCGAACGGCCCACCGGCACCTTCGAACTGCGCCGGGGATTCGACATCCAGCCGGGTGAGAAAATCCTGATGGTCGAGGATGTCGTCACCACCGGCCTTTCCAGCCGCGAGGCGATCAAGTCTGTCGAGGAAGCGGGCGGCAAGGTCGTGGGCATTTGCTCGCTGGTCGACCGTTCGGGCGGCGAGGTGGAATTCGACATTCCCTATCACGCGCTCGTCTCGCTCTCTTTCCCGACCTATGCCGAGGACGAAGTGCCTGCCGAACTGGCCGCGATTCCCGCTGAAAAACCCGGCAGCCGCAAAAAGCCCTGA
- the coxB gene encoding cytochrome c oxidase subunit II produces the protein MGIRRAAEFVTLAGAALMASAGTAMAAAAETAAPVVEAATGYVPMKPTEGKGMPTPGAIGFQDQYSPIGDYGEWMHNAVLMPIITIISLLVLFLLIWVVARYRAKANPNPSRTSHNTLIEVIWTLLPVLVLLAIAVPSMRLLANQYETAPEGALTVKVTGYQWYWGYTYPDYGGFEVISNMMPEDEAIANGEPAQLAVDKRMVVPAGVPIRIQTIGADVIHSFAVPSLWFKLDAVPGRLNEKVMFIKEPGVYYGQCMELCGARHGYMPIAVEALPKDEFEQWVLEQPGGTLGEEAEAAPAAEDAAVEGAEEAPEGEGEAAPAAA, from the coding sequence ATGGGAATCCGCCGCGCAGCCGAATTCGTCACCTTGGCGGGCGCCGCGTTGATGGCATCTGCGGGCACCGCGATGGCCGCCGCCGCCGAAACCGCAGCCCCCGTGGTGGAAGCCGCGACAGGCTATGTTCCGATGAAGCCAACCGAGGGCAAGGGCATGCCCACCCCGGGCGCCATCGGGTTCCAGGACCAGTATTCGCCGATCGGCGATTACGGCGAATGGATGCACAATGCGGTGCTGATGCCGATCATCACCATCATTTCGCTGCTGGTGCTGTTCCTGCTTATCTGGGTCGTCGCCCGCTATCGCGCCAAGGCGAATCCCAATCCCTCGCGCACCAGCCACAACACACTGATCGAAGTGATCTGGACGCTGCTGCCCGTGCTGGTCCTGCTGGCGATTGCGGTACCTTCGATGCGTTTGCTGGCCAATCAGTACGAAACCGCGCCAGAGGGCGCGCTGACGGTAAAGGTGACCGGTTACCAGTGGTATTGGGGTTATACCTATCCCGATTACGGCGGGTTCGAGGTCATCTCGAACATGATGCCCGAGGATGAAGCGATTGCGAATGGTGAGCCTGCCCAGTTGGCGGTCGACAAGCGCATGGTCGTTCCCGCGGGCGTTCCGATCCGCATCCAGACCATCGGCGCCGACGTGATCCACTCGTTCGCGGTCCCCTCGCTCTGGTTCAAGCTGGACGCCGTGCCGGGCCGCCTGAACGAGAAGGTGATGTTCATCAAGGAACCGGGCGTTTATTACGGCCAGTGCATGGAACTGTGCGGTGCGCGTCACGGCTATATGCCCATCGCGGTCGAGGCGCTGCCTAAGGACGAGTTCGAACAATGGGTTCTTGAACAGCCGGGCGGCACGCTGGGCGAAGAGGCAGAGGCGGCTCCTGCTGCCGAGGATGCGGCAGTCGAGGGTGCTGAAGAAGCGCCCGAGGGCGAGGGCGAAGCCGCCCCCGCCGCCGCCTGA
- the ctaD gene encoding cytochrome c oxidase subunit I: protein MATTAPESFPVHEDAHHAHDADHKPPFFQRWFMSTNHKDIGTLYLIFSIFAAIIGGGISGIMRMELAEPGIQYLGAVHEFLGGAAGDFDGSLHLWNVLITAHGLIMVFFVVMPAMIGGFANWFVPIMIGAPDMAFPRMNNISFWLTFMGFCSLMMSAFMPGGTGMGAGTGWTVYAPLSTTGSPGPAVDFGIFALHLAGAGSIMGAINFITTIFNMRAPGMTLHKMPLFVWSVLVTAFLLLLALPVLAAAITMLLTDRNFNTTFFTPAGGGDPILYQHLFWFFGHPEVYIMILPGFGIISQIISTFSRKPVFGYLGMAYAMVAIGVVGFIVWAHHMYTVGLSVNEKMYFTAATMVIAVPTGVKIFSWIATMWGGSLRFTSPMWWALGFIFLFTVGGVTGVVLANGGIDDNLHDSYYVVAHFHYVLSLGAVTAMFAGWYYWFPKMFGVWHSELLSKLQFIVFFVGVNTLFFPMHFLGMNGMPRRYPDYTPAFELWNMVATRGYEIMAISIVIFFANILYAIIVRKKAEGNYWGEGATTLEWTLSSPPPFHQFETLPVIDDKAGAAH, encoded by the coding sequence ATGGCCACCACCGCCCCTGAAAGCTTTCCGGTCCACGAGGATGCGCATCACGCGCATGATGCGGATCACAAGCCGCCGTTCTTCCAGCGCTGGTTCATGTCGACGAACCACAAGGATATCGGCACTCTTTACCTGATCTTCTCGATCTTCGCGGCCATTATCGGCGGCGGCATTTCGGGCATCATGCGTATGGAGCTGGCAGAACCCGGCATCCAGTATCTGGGTGCGGTTCACGAGTTTCTCGGCGGTGCAGCCGGCGATTTCGATGGGTCGTTGCACCTTTGGAACGTGTTGATCACGGCGCACGGCCTGATCATGGTGTTCTTTGTGGTCATGCCCGCCATGATCGGCGGTTTCGCCAACTGGTTCGTCCCGATCATGATCGGCGCGCCCGACATGGCGTTCCCGCGCATGAACAATATCAGCTTCTGGCTGACCTTCATGGGCTTCTGCTCCCTGATGATGAGCGCGTTCATGCCCGGTGGCACCGGCATGGGTGCGGGCACCGGCTGGACCGTTTATGCCCCGCTCTCGACCACCGGTTCGCCGGGGCCTGCGGTGGACTTCGGTATTTTCGCGCTCCACCTTGCGGGTGCGGGCTCGATCATGGGTGCGATCAACTTCATCACCACCATCTTCAATATGCGCGCGCCGGGCATGACCCTGCACAAGATGCCGCTGTTCGTGTGGTCGGTGCTGGTCACGGCCTTCCTGTTGCTGCTCGCGCTTCCGGTGCTGGCTGCCGCCATCACGATGCTGCTGACCGATCGTAATTTCAACACCACCTTCTTCACACCTGCAGGTGGCGGTGATCCGATCCTTTACCAGCACCTGTTCTGGTTCTTCGGCCACCCCGAAGTGTACATCATGATCCTGCCGGGCTTCGGCATCATTTCGCAGATCATCTCGACCTTCAGCCGCAAGCCGGTCTTCGGCTATCTCGGCATGGCCTATGCCATGGTCGCCATCGGCGTCGTCGGCTTCATCGTGTGGGCGCACCACATGTACACGGTCGGCCTGTCGGTGAACGAAAAGATGTATTTCACGGCTGCCACCATGGTGATCGCGGTGCCGACTGGCGTGAAAATCTTTTCGTGGATCGCGACGATGTGGGGCGGCTCGCTGCGCTTCACCTCGCCGATGTGGTGGGCGCTGGGCTTTATCTTCCTGTTCACCGTCGGCGGTGTGACGGGTGTGGTGCTGGCCAATGGCGGCATCGACGACAATCTGCACGACAGCTATTACGTGGTGGCACACTTCCACTACGTGCTTTCGCTGGGTGCGGTGACGGCGATGTTCGCGGGCTGGTATTACTGGTTCCCGAAGATGTTTGGCGTCTGGCACTCCGAGCTTCTGTCGAAGCTGCAGTTCATCGTCTTCTTCGTGGGCGTGAACACGCTGTTCTTCCCCATGCACTTCCTGGGCATGAACGGCATGCCGCGTCGTTACCCCGACTACACCCCGGCTTTCGAGCTGTGGAACATGGTGGCGACCCGCGGTTACGAGATCATGGCGATCAGCATCGTAATCTTCTTCGCCAACATCCTCTACGCCATCATCGTGCGCAAGAAGGCAGAGGGTAACTATTGGGGTGAAGGTGCGACCACGCTGGAGTGGACGCTGTCCTCGCCGCCGCCGTTCCACCAGTTCGAAACCCTGCCGGTGATCGACGACAAGGCAGGCGCCGCGCACTAA
- a CDS encoding heme o synthase — protein sequence MASMIQADDNMQQGVALPADWRDFVALTKPRVMSLVVFTGLCGLLAAPGSIHPVIGFTAILCIALGAGGAAAINQWYEADIDAGMKRTASRPIPAGRMDRENARDFAVALSAGSVVVMGLGVGWLAAALLAVSIVYYAVVYTMWLKPRTPQNIVVGGGAGAFPPLIGWVAVTGDITLMPVLLFAIIFMWTPPHFWALALFVKTDYARVGIPMMPVVAGEVSTRRQILAYAIALAPVALAPWFVDGAGIVYAVSAAALTALFIALSVPVGLRRAQPDDAMKPEKRLFAYSVVYLFALFGALVADRLLANAGVIA from the coding sequence ATGGCAAGCATGATCCAAGCCGATGACAATATGCAGCAGGGCGTGGCCCTGCCTGCGGACTGGCGCGATTTCGTCGCGCTGACCAAGCCGCGCGTGATGTCGCTGGTGGTGTTCACCGGCCTGTGCGGCCTGTTGGCGGCTCCGGGCAGCATCCATCCGGTCATCGGTTTCACTGCCATCCTTTGCATCGCGCTGGGCGCGGGCGGGGCGGCTGCGATCAACCAATGGTACGAAGCGGATATCGACGCGGGCATGAAACGGACCGCGTCGCGCCCGATTCCCGCGGGCAGGATGGACCGCGAAAACGCCCGCGACTTTGCCGTCGCGCTGTCGGCCGGATCGGTCGTTGTCATGGGGCTTGGCGTCGGCTGGCTGGCGGCGGCGCTGCTGGCGGTGTCGATCGTCTATTACGCGGTCGTCTATACGATGTGGCTCAAGCCGCGCACGCCGCAGAACATCGTCGTTGGCGGCGGCGCGGGCGCGTTTCCGCCGCTGATCGGCTGGGTCGCGGTGACGGGCGATATCACGCTGATGCCGGTGCTGCTGTTCGCGATCATATTCATGTGGACACCGCCGCATTTCTGGGCGCTGGCCTTGTTCGTAAAGACCGATTACGCACGCGTCGGCATCCCGATGATGCCGGTTGTCGCGGGCGAGGTTTCGACCCGCCGCCAGATCCTTGCCTATGCGATCGCGCTTGCGCCCGTGGCTCTGGCGCCATGGTTTGTGGACGGCGCAGGGATTGTCTATGCCGTCAGCGCGGCTGCGCTGACTGCGCTGTTCATCGCGCTGTCTGTTCCGGTCGGCCTGCGCCGCGCGCAGCCCGATGATGCGATGAAGCCCGAGAAGCGGCTGTTTGCATATTCCGTGGTCTATCTGTTTGCGCTGTTCGGTGCGCTGGTGGCGGACCGGTTGCTGGCCAATGCAGGGGTGATCGCGTGA
- a CDS encoding cytochrome c oxidase assembly protein, with translation MAQTFASIAEQTQGSRNTRTGLIFLGVALAMLGMGYASVPLYRLFCQVTGIDGTTQRATEAQASEIKATGQRISVRFDGNVTAGLPWSFRPMQTTSDVLIGEKSLAKYEARNNSARKVTGTAIFNVSPVQAGKYFNKIECFCFTEQTLMPGQQVEMPVIYYVDPAILDDPDTKDIQQITLSYSFYESERP, from the coding sequence ATGGCCCAGACATTCGCATCCATTGCCGAACAGACCCAAGGCTCGCGCAATACGCGTACGGGCCTGATCTTTCTGGGTGTCGCATTGGCAATGCTGGGGATGGGATATGCCTCGGTGCCGTTGTACCGGCTGTTTTGTCAGGTCACCGGAATCGATGGCACCACCCAGCGCGCGACAGAGGCGCAGGCTTCCGAAATCAAGGCGACCGGTCAGCGTATTTCCGTGCGATTCGACGGTAATGTGACGGCGGGCCTGCCGTGGTCGTTCCGTCCCATGCAAACGACCAGCGATGTTCTGATTGGTGAAAAGTCTCTCGCCAAATACGAGGCGCGCAATAATTCGGCTCGCAAAGTGACTGGCACTGCTATTTTTAATGTCAGTCCCGTTCAGGCGGGTAAGTATTTCAACAAGATCGAGTGCTTCTGTTTTACCGAACAGACGTTAATGCCGGGGCAGCAGGTTGAGATGCCGGTGATCTATTACGTCGATCCGGCGATACTGGATGATCCTGATACCAAGGATATTCAGCAGATAACACTCAGCTACAGCTTTTACGAAAGCGAGCGGCCCTAG
- a CDS encoding cytochrome c oxidase subunit 3 yields the protein MAGTKNHDYHILPTDPWPFLTSLSALVMTTGLAFFMHDYPFGTYLLIAGVIGLLISMFSWFGNIIKEAHAGDHTPVVQLHQRYGMILFIASEVMFFVGWFWAFFDFSLFPSTLAESVGGVWPPEDIHAVMDPFDLPLLNTLILLCSGTTVTWAHHSLIHGDREGLKQGLWLTVILGVLFSAIQAYEYMHAPFPFGENTYGSVFYMATGFHGFHVIVGTIMLIVCLIRAYKGDFTPRQHFGFEAAAWYWHFVDVVWLFLFIAVYIWGGWGAPIH from the coding sequence ATGGCCGGCACCAAGAACCACGATTATCACATTCTGCCGACCGATCCCTGGCCGTTCCTCACCTCGCTTTCGGCGCTGGTGATGACGACGGGGCTGGCGTTCTTCATGCACGACTATCCATTCGGCACCTATCTGCTGATTGCCGGTGTCATCGGCCTGCTGATCTCGATGTTCAGCTGGTTCGGCAATATCATCAAGGAGGCGCATGCGGGCGACCACACGCCGGTGGTACAGTTGCACCAGCGCTATGGCATGATCCTGTTCATCGCTTCGGAAGTGATGTTCTTTGTCGGCTGGTTCTGGGCCTTTTTCGACTTCTCGCTGTTCCCCAGCACTCTGGCCGAATCGGTCGGGGGCGTCTGGCCGCCCGAAGATATCCACGCCGTGATGGATCCGTTCGATCTGCCGCTGCTGAACACGCTGATCCTGCTGTGTTCGGGCACCACGGTGACCTGGGCGCACCACTCGCTGATCCACGGCGACCGCGAAGGGCTGAAACAGGGCCTGTGGCTCACCGTCATTCTGGGCGTGCTGTTCAGCGCCATTCAGGCCTATGAATATATGCACGCGCCGTTCCCGTTTGGTGAGAATACCTATGGCTCGGTGTTCTACATGGCAACGGGCTTCCACGGCTTCCACGTGATCGTCGGCACCATCATGCTGATCGTCTGCCTGATCCGCGCCTACAAGGGCGACTTCACGCCCCGCCAGCACTTCGGTTTCGAAGCGGCAGCGTGGTACTGGCACTTCGTCGACGTGGTATGGTTGTTCCTCTTCATCGCCGTCTATATCTGGGGCGGTTGGGGTGCGCCCATCCATTGA
- a CDS encoding DUF983 domain-containing protein encodes MRGAVRGECPRCGATTLFEGGLPAGWVRFAAKCGSCGLDYARFNVGDGPAAFLTLIIGTIITGLAIWLDLAVNPPFWVHVILWVPLTAIMVMGGLRVAKGLLLIVEYHRDAREAGGRDPDDR; translated from the coding sequence CTGCGCGGTGCGGTGCGCGGGGAATGCCCGCGTTGCGGCGCAACCACCTTATTCGAAGGCGGACTGCCTGCCGGCTGGGTCCGCTTTGCCGCGAAATGCGGCTCCTGCGGGCTGGACTATGCCCGTTTCAATGTGGGCGATGGTCCGGCCGCTTTTCTGACACTGATTATCGGCACCATCATCACCGGTCTGGCGATCTGGCTCGATCTGGCGGTCAATCCGCCGTTCTGGGTGCATGTGATCCTGTGGGTGCCGCTGACGGCGATCATGGTGATGGGCGGATTGCGCGTGGCCAAGGGGTTGCTGCTGATCGTGGAATACCACCGCGATGCGCGGGAAGCGGGCGGGCGCGATCCGGACGATCGATGA
- a CDS encoding SURF1 family protein — translation MKRLPLIPTILVLGAVAVMIGLGVWQIQRAQWKHALLSRYAAAAQDDTPVAWPLSPDQFEPAYYRRSAFTCAEVTGRNAIAGRNADNASGWVQIARCRTAEGNEAAVQLGWTQNPQPVDWAGGDVTGRITRYGEGVRLVADPPLAGLAPNAPPDPRELPDNHMAYAFQWFFFAITALVIYFLALRRMRGKSGQ, via the coding sequence ATGAAACGCCTGCCGCTTATTCCGACCATTCTGGTGCTCGGTGCCGTTGCCGTGATGATCGGCCTTGGCGTGTGGCAGATCCAGCGCGCCCAGTGGAAGCACGCACTTCTGTCCCGCTATGCCGCTGCAGCGCAGGACGACACGCCGGTCGCATGGCCGTTGTCGCCCGACCAATTCGAACCGGCCTATTATCGCCGATCCGCCTTCACCTGTGCAGAAGTTACGGGCCGCAACGCCATTGCGGGCCGCAATGCCGATAATGCTTCGGGCTGGGTCCAGATTGCCCGCTGCCGCACGGCCGAAGGGAATGAGGCTGCGGTGCAACTTGGCTGGACGCAGAACCCGCAGCCCGTCGACTGGGCTGGCGGAGATGTCACGGGCCGCATCACCCGTTATGGCGAGGGTGTACGGCTGGTCGCCGATCCGCCGCTGGCCGGGCTTGCCCCCAATGCCCCGCCCGATCCGCGCGAACTGCCCGATAACCATATGGCCTATGCGTTTCAGTGGTTCTTTTTCGCGATCACCGCGCTCGTCATCTATTTTCTGGCGCTGCGGCGTATGCGCGGGAAATCGGGGCAATAG
- the thrC gene encoding threonine synthase translates to MDYISTRGSAAPLEFRSVTLAGLASDGGLYVPREWPRFSADDIAAMAGLPYAELAAKIMQPFVGTCIAPERLLELTTQAYGRFAHKAVTPLTQFDERNWLLELFHGPTLAFKDVALQLLGLLFEEFLKDSDQHLTIVGATSGDTGSAAIDAVAGRAKIDIFMLHPKGRVSEVQRRQMTSVIAPNVHNIALENASFDDAQAMVKRMFADTAMTGRFRITAVNSINWARLMAQVVYYFAAAIQLGAPHRKVAFSVPTGNFGDVFAGHVAARMGLPVGQLIVATNVNDILHRALSTGDYSAHGVTPTEAPSMDIQVSSNFERLLFDAGGRDGVALAEQMRGFEESKAMQLTNAQREGAASLFASARADADQMRAAMRWAYDNCGKVIDPHTAIGLSAALEADLPRDVPVVTLATADAAKFAPAVEAAIGVSPVLPPRIADLMDREEACTDLPGTYEAVAEFVAANATESPA, encoded by the coding sequence ATGGATTACATCAGCACCCGTGGCAGCGCAGCGCCGCTCGAATTCCGTTCGGTCACGCTCGCGGGCCTTGCCAGCGACGGCGGGCTTTACGTGCCGCGCGAATGGCCGCGCTTTTCGGCCGATGACATTGCCGCGATGGCGGGGCTTCCCTATGCGGAGCTCGCCGCAAAAATCATGCAGCCCTTCGTCGGCACCTGCATCGCGCCCGAACGCCTGCTGGAACTGACGACGCAGGCCTATGGCCGTTTCGCCCACAAGGCCGTGACCCCGCTCACCCAGTTTGACGAGCGGAACTGGCTGCTCGAACTGTTTCACGGGCCGACCCTGGCGTTCAAGGACGTGGCGCTGCAACTCCTTGGCCTGCTGTTCGAGGAATTCCTGAAGGACAGCGACCAGCATCTTACCATCGTCGGCGCGACCAGCGGCGATACCGGCAGCGCCGCGATCGACGCGGTGGCGGGGCGCGCGAAGATCGATATCTTCATGCTGCACCCCAAGGGCCGCGTGTCGGAAGTGCAGCGCCGCCAGATGACCAGCGTGATCGCGCCCAATGTGCATAATATCGCGCTGGAAAACGCCAGTTTCGACGATGCGCAGGCCATGGTGAAGCGCATGTTCGCCGACACGGCGATGACGGGTCGTTTCCGCATCACGGCAGTGAATTCGATCAACTGGGCGCGGCTGATGGCGCAGGTCGTGTATTACTTTGCCGCCGCGATCCAGCTGGGCGCGCCGCATCGCAAGGTCGCCTTCAGCGTGCCGACGGGTAATTTCGGCGACGTCTTCGCCGGGCATGTGGCCGCGCGCATGGGCCTGCCGGTCGGGCAACTGATCGTCGCGACCAATGTGAACGACATTCTGCACCGCGCTTTGTCGACCGGCGATTATTCGGCGCATGGCGTTACGCCCACGGAAGCGCCGTCGATGGACATTCAGGTGTCGTCGAATTTCGAACGGCTGCTGTTCGATGCGGGCGGGCGCGACGGGGTGGCGCTGGCCGAACAGATGCGCGGGTTCGAGGAGTCGAAGGCGATGCAACTGACCAATGCGCAACGCGAAGGGGCCGCGAGCCTGTTTGCCAGCGCGCGCGCCGATGCTGACCAGATGCGCGCCGCGATGCGCTGGGCCTATGACAATTGCGGCAAGGTGATCGACCCGCATACTGCAATCGGCTTGTCCGCCGCGCTGGAGGCCGATCTGCCGCGCGACGTGCCGGTCGTAACGCTGGCCACTGCCGATGCCGCCAAATTCGCCCCCGCGGTCGAGGCTGCCATCGGCGTGTCGCCTGTGCTGCCGCCGCGCATTGCCGATCTGATGGATCGTGAAGAGGCCTGCACCGATCTGCCGGGCACTTACGAAGCGGTCGCCGAGTTCGTGGCGGCCAATGCCACCGAAAGCCCTGCCTGA
- a CDS encoding class I SAM-dependent methyltransferase produces MAQLVELPQLLVGEGWADYALLDSGEGRKFEQYGPYRFIRPEPQAMWKPRLGDWDAHGEFVPGSDEDGGGRWQFTKPVPENGWPLTWREVNFTAQCTPFRHLGFFPDMAPVWDWMDGMLEGKSDPQTLNLFGYTGVGSLSLARRGSVAHVDASKKSVAQARDNADASGMGDAPVRWLVDDAAKFAAREVRREKRYDGIILDPPKFGRGPKNETWRIEESLAPLIADCRQLLDADSRFLFLTAYAVRMSSLSLAGLLDEQFAALPGRIEHGELAVREAAVPDSETRRILPTAIFARWAND; encoded by the coding sequence ATGGCGCAACTGGTCGAACTTCCCCAATTGCTGGTCGGCGAGGGCTGGGCGGATTACGCCCTGCTCGATAGCGGCGAGGGGCGGAAATTCGAGCAATATGGCCCCTATCGCTTTATCCGGCCCGAGCCGCAGGCGATGTGGAAGCCGCGGCTCGGCGATTGGGACGCCCATGGCGAATTCGTGCCCGGTTCGGACGAGGATGGCGGCGGGCGCTGGCAATTCACAAAGCCCGTCCCCGAAAATGGCTGGCCGCTGACATGGCGCGAGGTGAATTTCACCGCCCAGTGCACGCCGTTCCGCCATCTGGGCTTCTTTCCCGATATGGCGCCGGTGTGGGACTGGATGGACGGCATGCTGGAGGGGAAGAGCGACCCGCAGACGCTGAACCTGTTCGGCTATACCGGCGTGGGTTCGCTGTCGCTGGCGCGGCGCGGGTCGGTGGCGCATGTCGATGCCAGCAAGAAATCGGTGGCGCAGGCGCGCGACAATGCCGATGCCAGCGGCATGGGCGATGCGCCGGTCCGCTGGCTGGTGGACGATGCCGCCAAATTCGCCGCGCGAGAGGTGCGGCGCGAAAAACGCTATGACGGCATTATCCTCGATCCGCCGAAATTCGGGCGCGGACCGAAGAACGAGACGTGGCGGATCGAGGAAAGCCTTGCCCCGCTGATCGCTGATTGCCGCCAGTTGCTCGATGCCGATTCGCGCTTTCTGTTCCTGACTGCCTATGCCGTGCGGATGAGCTCGCTTTCGCTGGCGGGGCTGCTGGACGAACAATTCGCCGCGCTGCCGGGCCGGATCGAACATGGCGAACTGGCCGTGCGCGAGGCTGCCGTCCCCGACAGCGAGACGCGCCGAATCCTGCCCACCGCCATTTTCGCGCGCTGGGCCAATGATTGA
- a CDS encoding dihydroneopterin aldolase, with protein sequence MNDSLILEVDDLVVDVLTGIYSEETGKPQPLRISIAVELAMPERFEPDTPLDASKNYMDLKFAATEALPPGVHFKLIEAVGDHICDSLFVQDARVKWVRVKIVKLAIAEHDEKIGMTLTRHRR encoded by the coding sequence GTGAACGATTCCCTGATCCTTGAAGTCGATGACCTTGTGGTGGACGTGCTGACCGGCATTTATTCGGAAGAAACCGGCAAGCCGCAGCCGCTGCGCATTTCCATCGCCGTCGAACTGGCCATGCCGGAGAGGTTCGAGCCAGACACGCCGCTGGACGCCAGCAAGAATTACATGGACCTGAAATTCGCCGCGACGGAGGCTTTGCCCCCCGGTGTCCATTTCAAGCTGATCGAGGCGGTGGGCGACCACATCTGCGATAGCCTGTTCGTGCAGGATGCGCGGGTGAAATGGGTGCGGGTCAAGATCGTGAAGCTGGCCATTGCCGAGCATGACGAAAAGATCGGCATGACGCTGACGCGTCATCGCAGGTGA
- a CDS encoding Rossmann fold domain-containing protein, whose amino-acid sequence MDGKAVLQVELGGADPLAAAAVFHQHHLPRAVELLGRGCRSIVLQFEYAPEKPHRWRKEAVAALARAAVPARVNGVAPASATPDDDAIASTIAFLHANEGVTGQLLLAGTGDPL is encoded by the coding sequence ATGGACGGCAAGGCGGTTTTGCAGGTCGAACTGGGCGGCGCCGATCCGCTGGCCGCCGCGGCGGTGTTCCACCAACATCATCTGCCTCGCGCCGTCGAATTGCTGGGTCGCGGTTGCCGGTCCATCGTGCTGCAATTCGAATATGCGCCGGAAAAGCCGCACCGCTGGCGGAAAGAGGCAGTCGCCGCGCTGGCCCGCGCGGCGGTTCCTGCGCGGGTAAACGGCGTGGCCCCCGCATCCGCAACGCCGGATGATGATGCGATTGCGTCGACAATCGCATTTCTGCACGCGAACGAAGGCGTGACCGGTCAATTGCTCCTTGCGGGAACAGGTGATCCGCTCTGA